The Acidobacteriota bacterium genomic interval TTCGAGGGGGCGCGCGGGCGCTACGGGGGCGACGCCCCGGGGGCCGCAGACATCCCGCAGCCCGCGATCGATCAGCTCGAGAGAGAGCTCGCCCTCATCGACGACCTCGACTACGGCGGCTACTTCCTGACGATGTGGGAGATCGTCAGGTTCTGCCGCGAGCAGGGGATCCTCTGCCAGGGGCGCGGCTCCGCCGCGAACTCGGCGGTCTGCTATGCCCTGGGGATCACCGCCGTCGATCCGGTGAGGATGGGGCTCCTCTTCGAGCGGTTCCTCTCGAAGGAGCGCGCCGAGCCCCCCGACATCGACCTCGACATCGAGCACGAGAGGCGCGAGGAGGTGATCCAGCACGTCTACGCGAAGTACGGCCGCTCGCACGCCGCCATGGTCGCGAACGTCATCACCTACCGCGCGCGCTCGGCGATCCGCGACGTGGGGAAGGCCCTCGGCCTCCCCGAGACGGGGCTCGATCGGCTGGCCTCGCTCGTCTCGCATCACGATCGCCTGAACGGCGAGGTCCTCGCGCGCGCGGGGCTCGACGCGGACGCCCCGGCGTACGCGCACCTCCTGCGCCTCGCCGGGGAGATCCAGGGGTTCCCGCGGCACCTGTCGATCCACCCCGGGGGGTTCCTCCTCGGGCACGAGCCGGTCTCGACGCTCGTGCCGATCGAGAACGCGACGATGCCCGATCGCACCGTCATCCAGTGGGACAAGGACGACGTCGAGGCGCTGGGCCTCTTCAAGGTCGACCTCCTCGGCCTCGGCGCCCTGACGCACCTCCACCGCTGCTTCGACCTGATCGAGCGGCACCGCGGGCGCTCCCTGTCGATGGCGACGATCCCGGCCGAGGACGCGGCCACGTACGCGATGATCGATCGCGCCGACACCGTCGGCGTCTTCCAGATCGAGAGCCGCGCTCAGATGTCGATGCTCCCGCGCCTGAGGCCGAAGAACTACTACGACCTCGTCATCGAGGTGAGCATCGTGCGCCCCGGCCCGATCACCGGCGGCATGGTCCACCCGTACCTGAGGCGCCGCAACGGCGAGGAGCCGGTCGAGTACCCGCACGCGTGTCTGAAACCGGTCCTCGAGAAAACCCTCGGCGTCCCGCTCTTTCAGGAGCAGGTCATGCGCCTCGCCGTCGTCGCCGCCGACTACACCCCCGGGGAGGCCGACCAGCTCCGCCGCGACATGGCCGCGTGGAGGAAGACGGGGCGGATCGAGAAGCACCGCGAGCGCCTCGTCACGCGCATGGAGGCGAAGGGGATCGCCCCCGAGTTCGCGGAGCGCGTCTTCAAGCAGATCTGCGGCTTCGGCGAGTACGGATTTCCCGAGAGCCACGCCGCGAGCTTCGCCCTCGTCAGCTACGCCGGCGCGTGGCTCAAGCGGCACTATCCGGCGGAGTTCACGTGCGCGCTCTTGAACGCGCAGCCGATGGGCTTCTACTCCCCCGCCACGATCGTCGAGGACGCGAAGCGCCACGGGGTGACGATCCGCCCCGTCGACGTGCTCCGGAGCCTGTGGGACTGCACGCTCGAGCCGGAGCGTCTGGGATTTGCCGTGCGGATGGGGCTGCGCTACGTGAAGGGCCTCGGCGAAGCCGATTGGAAGAAGATCGACGCGGCGGGCGTCGTCCCGCTCGCCCCGGCCGGGGGGTTCGCGGCGGTCGGGACGCCCGGGGTCGTCGAGGAGTTCGCGAGGCGGACGGGGCTCAACGGCGGGGCCCTCGCCGCCCTCGCCGAGGCGGGGGCCTTCAACGGGATGGGGGTCGATCGCCGGGGGGCGCTCTGGAGCGCGCGCGGGGCACGCCGCGCGCCACCCGCTCCCCTGCCCGCCGAGATCGAGACGACCCCCGGCTTCACCCCCCTGACGACCTTCGAGACGATCACGTGGGACTACGAGCGCACGAACCACAGCGCGCGCGGCCATCCCCTCGCACCGCTCCGGGACGAGCTGCGGGGGCAGGGGCTTCCCGACGCGAGGTCGGTCGCGGCGATGCCGAACGGCCGGCGGCTCCGTTACGCGGGGCTGGTGATCTGCCGGCAGAGCCCGGGGACCGCGTCGGGGGTCACCTTCATGACGCTGGAGGATGAGAGCGGCTTCGTGAACGTCGTCCTCTGGAAGCGCGTCTTCGAGGCCTTCGCCCTCCTCGCGAAGACGGCGTCGTTCCTCGGCGTCACCGGGAAGCTCCAGGTGGAGGAGGGGGTGGTCCATCTCGTCGCCGAGAGGCTCTGGGCTCCCTCCGCGCGGGGGAAGCCGGCGAGCGCGCGGAGCCACGACTTCCGGTGATCGGAGGCGCGGCGCGAGCGGTACCCCGAACGCTCAGCGGGTTCTGTCTCCTCTCCTCGGCGGCGCGAGGCGCACCACGCGTCCGAGCAGGTCCTGAGGGAGGAACGGCTTCTGGAGGACGCCGGCGATGCCCGTCAGCTTCAAATCCGCAGGGGGCTCCGGCCGCGTGTACCCGCTCATGAGGAGAATGGGAACCGATGACGGAATCCCGCGGAGACGCGCCGCCACCTCCCATCCGTCGAGCTGGGGCATCGTCAGGTCGAGCACGACGACGCGTATGTCGTTCGCGCGCTCGAGGAACGCGTCGAGGCCCTCGAGCCCGTCGCGCGCGAGAACCACCTCGTAACCGGCTCCTTCGAGCACGCGCTGGACGTACGAACGAACGCTCTCCTCGTCGTCCACGACGAGAATCGTGCCGTCCCCCTGAACCGCCGCCTGGCTCGAACCGGAGGGTCGCCGCCCCGCCATGACCTCCGGAACCGCCGGGAAGTGCACCTGAAACGTCGTTCCGCGATCGAGCGCGCTCGTCACGCGGATGGTCCCGGAAAGGCCCCGGACGATCCCGAGCACCGCGGCGAGACCGAGCCCTCTCCCCGTGAACTTCGTGGTGAAGAAGGGATCGAAGATCCTGCCCAGGGTCTCCGGCGCCATGCCGCACCCGCTGTCCTCGACCTCGAGGCAGGCGTACGGGCCTCCGGGCAATTCCCGGTCGAGGTATGGCGATCGGAGCTCGGCCGCCTCCACCTGGCGCCCTCGGGTGCGAACCCTGATGCGACCGGAACGGCCGCCGAGCGCGTCCGACGCGTTCGTGATCAAGTTCATGACGACCTGCCGCACCTGCGTCGCGTCACCGCGGATGGTGACGGGCCGCAGATCGAGCTCAAACTCGGCCTTCTTCGAGATGACGGTCTTCAGAAGCTTGCTCATCTCCAGGACGAGCTCGTCGACCCTGAAGACCTCGATGACGAACTGTCCGCGCCCCGAGTAGGCGAGCATCTGGTCGGTCAGATCGGCGGCCCGGCGCGCGGCGTTCTCGATCTCGGCGATCATCGGGCGGGCCGGCGAGCCGGAAGGAAGCTCCGCCTGCGCGAGACTCGAGTAGCCGAGCATGGCGGTGAGGAGATTGTTGAAGTCATGCGCGATACCTCCGGCGAGAACCCCGAGGCTCTCCAGTTTCTGCGCCTGCCGCATCTGCGTCTCGAGCTTGACGCGCTCCTCCTCCGCCCGGCGCCGGTCCGTGACGTCGTGCATCAGCGCCACGACCGCCGGAGTTCCGCAATCGAGCGTGACGCGGGAGGTCGAGATCGCCACCACCCGGCGCGCGCCGTCCTTGCGCGCGATCTCCCACTCCTCGGCCCGGAGGTCGTTTCCTTCGCGCATCGCGCCCATCCGATCCACCGCTCGCTGCTGCGTCTCGGGATCCGGGTAGAGCGTCTGATACCAGCCGAGCCGATTGATCTCGTCCATCGTGTAGCCGGTGATCTCGGTCATCCGATCGTTCCAGACGGAGAAGGCGACATACGGGAAGTCGGGGATGGGGAAGCACGCGCAGATCCCTTCCGCCGCGGTCCGGATGATGGACTCCCGGAACGCAGCCATGGTCTGGAGCGAGTCCAACATGCGGCGCTGTTCGGTCACGTCGGTGACCGTCCCGATCGCTCGAACGAGCCGCCCCGCGCCGTCGAAGACGCCCTCACCGCGGGCCCACAGCACCCGCTCCGACCCGTCATCCAGGACGATTCGGTACTGAGTCGGCTGACCCGCGCCCCCCTGTAGAAAGCTTCGCGTCGCCTCCTGGACGCGCGGTCGATCCTCGGGGTGGATCCTTCCCACGGCGTCCTCGAGCGCTCCCGTGAACGCCGATGGGTCGATCCCGTGGAGCCGGCACGTCTCCTCCGAGCACTTGACGCGGTTCGTCGCACTCTCCCACTCCCAGCTCCCGCACTGGCCGGCCTGCTGGGTCAGGCGAAGGAACTCCTCGCTCGCCCGGAGGGCCTCCTCGGCTCTCTTCCTCTCCGTGATATCCGTCGCGATCCCGAGGACCCAGACGGCGCCGTCCGGTCTCTCGAGAGGAACCTTGACGGTGTGGAACCAGTGAACGACCCCGTCAGGATCCGTGCACGGCTCGTCCCTCACGAGGCGCCGGCCCGTGCGGACGACCTCCGCATCGTCGCTCGCGTGGCTCGACGCTTCCGTCAGGTTGCGATGGACCTCGGTCGCGAACTTCGCGATCATCGACTCCGGAGCCGTCCGATAGAACCGGCCGGCCTCCTGGTTCACGAAGACGACTCTGCCGGCGCGGTCCTTCACGAAGATCATGCTCGGCGACGCATCGACCACGAGCTGGAGGAAGGTCCGGGCCTCGCGCAGCTCCGACTCGATGCGCTTCCGATCGGTGATGTCGGTGACCGTTCCGATGACGCGAGCCGGGCGCCCCGAATCGTCGAAGACGATGCTCCCGCGCCTCCAGACGGAGCGCATCTCTCCGTTCGGCCGGACGATGCGGTACTCGGCCTCCGGGAAGATCAGCTTCTCGACGACGAGAGGAAAGAGCGCCCGGATCTGGGGTCGATCGTCCGGATGGACGTACCGGGCGGCGGCCTCGGGCGTCGCGGGAGAATCGTCCGTCGCGACGCCGTGGATGCGGCACATCTCCTCCGACCATTTCAGACGGTTCGTCGAGATCTCCCATTCCCAGCTTCCGCACTGGCCGGCCTGCTGCGACATGCGAAGGAAGGCGAGATTCTCCTCGACGGCCGTCCCCGAGATCGCTTCCGCCGTCGCTCTGCGAAACGTTCCTCGCGTCGCGATCGCCCGTCCGTTCTCGAACCGGCAGCCGCACGAGCCGTTCACACGCACGCGCCGCCCGTCCTTGGCGACGAAAACCGTCTCGAGGATCGGCTCGGGATCGCCGGCGACGGCCCGAGCCAGGAAGGCGCGGTACTCGTCCTTCGCGGAGGAGTGGAGGACGTCCCAGATGGTGAGGTTCGGAATCTCCTCGACGCGATACCCCAGCGCCTCGCGCCAGGCGCGATTCGCGTAGCGCAGGGATCCGTCGGGGCGGAGGGAGTGGATCAGGTCGCGGGAGTTCTCGACGAGGTCGAGCAGGAATTCGTGACCTTCCCCATCGGAATCGACAACGATCATGCGATCTCCGACGACCGACGCCGGGCGAGTCGAGCCGTGCCCGCGCGTTGCCGGACTGAGCGGTGCCGGCGCCCACTGGCGGCTCACCGCTTGCGTCGACCGGCCGCGCGGGTGAGGATACGATTGAGCGACCCTCTCGCGGGAGGGCCCCCGGAGGCGCGATGCTACCACCCGGGCGCGCGCAAAGGGCAGGTTGTTGCGAGCCCGAGATGGCGGTATTGTTAGGGCATGACTCGTTCCACGCGCCGGGTGAGCCTGACCGGGATCTCGGAGTCGAGCTCGACCCGCCTGATGCTCGGCGGCGCCTCACCCGCCACCGAAGGATCCGCCGCACCGGCGGGAGGGGCCTCCCTCG includes:
- a CDS encoding error-prone DNA polymerase, with the protein product MYVPLWCKSNASFLEGASHPDELIDEALRLGLDTLALTDRDGVYGVVRAHVKAKETGVRLVTGAEVTVDDGSRIVLLAQDRPGYANLCGLLTAGRLRSPKGSCAVTWAEVCARAGGLVALWGGERSLLTGEADPGHVASELRDAFGDRLYALAARHRRAEEVREEARLRERATRLRLPVVAASEVLYHAPGRRDLQDVLTCIRHNVTLYQAGRLTKPNAEHSLKTPIAFGDLFADDPAAVARTVEVAARCPFSLADLRYRYPAERIPGGTTSSSWLRHLTFEGARGRYGGDAPGAADIPQPAIDQLERELALIDDLDYGGYFLTMWEIVRFCREQGILCQGRGSAANSAVCYALGITAVDPVRMGLLFERFLSKERAEPPDIDLDIEHERREEVIQHVYAKYGRSHAAMVANVITYRARSAIRDVGKALGLPETGLDRLASLVSHHDRLNGEVLARAGLDADAPAYAHLLRLAGEIQGFPRHLSIHPGGFLLGHEPVSTLVPIENATMPDRTVIQWDKDDVEALGLFKVDLLGLGALTHLHRCFDLIERHRGRSLSMATIPAEDAATYAMIDRADTVGVFQIESRAQMSMLPRLRPKNYYDLVIEVSIVRPGPITGGMVHPYLRRRNGEEPVEYPHACLKPVLEKTLGVPLFQEQVMRLAVVAADYTPGEADQLRRDMAAWRKTGRIEKHRERLVTRMEAKGIAPEFAERVFKQICGFGEYGFPESHAASFALVSYAGAWLKRHYPAEFTCALLNAQPMGFYSPATIVEDAKRHGVTIRPVDVLRSLWDCTLEPERLGFAVRMGLRYVKGLGEADWKKIDAAGVVPLAPAGGFAAVGTPGVVEEFARRTGLNGGALAALAEAGAFNGMGVDRRGALWSARGARRAPPAPLPAEIETTPGFTPLTTFETITWDYERTNHSARGHPLAPLRDELRGQGLPDARSVAAMPNGRRLRYAGLVICRQSPGTASGVTFMTLEDESGFVNVVLWKRVFEAFALLAKTASFLGVTGKLQVEEGVVHLVAERLWAPSARGKPASARSHDFR
- a CDS encoding PAS domain S-box protein, which translates into the protein MIVVDSDGEGHEFLLDLVENSRDLIHSLRPDGSLRYANRAWREALGYRVEEIPNLTIWDVLHSSAKDEYRAFLARAVAGDPEPILETVFVAKDGRRVRVNGSCGCRFENGRAIATRGTFRRATAEAISGTAVEENLAFLRMSQQAGQCGSWEWEISTNRLKWSEEMCRIHGVATDDSPATPEAAARYVHPDDRPQIRALFPLVVEKLIFPEAEYRIVRPNGEMRSVWRRGSIVFDDSGRPARVIGTVTDITDRKRIESELREARTFLQLVVDASPSMIFVKDRAGRVVFVNQEAGRFYRTAPESMIAKFATEVHRNLTEASSHASDDAEVVRTGRRLVRDEPCTDPDGVVHWFHTVKVPLERPDGAVWVLGIATDITERKRAEEALRASEEFLRLTQQAGQCGSWEWESATNRVKCSEETCRLHGIDPSAFTGALEDAVGRIHPEDRPRVQEATRSFLQGGAGQPTQYRIVLDDGSERVLWARGEGVFDGAGRLVRAIGTVTDVTEQRRMLDSLQTMAAFRESIIRTAAEGICACFPIPDFPYVAFSVWNDRMTEITGYTMDEINRLGWYQTLYPDPETQQRAVDRMGAMREGNDLRAEEWEIARKDGARRVVAISTSRVTLDCGTPAVVALMHDVTDRRRAEEERVKLETQMRQAQKLESLGVLAGGIAHDFNNLLTAMLGYSSLAQAELPSGSPARPMIAEIENAARRAADLTDQMLAYSGRGQFVIEVFRVDELVLEMSKLLKTVISKKAEFELDLRPVTIRGDATQVRQVVMNLITNASDALGGRSGRIRVRTRGRQVEAAELRSPYLDRELPGGPYACLEVEDSGCGMAPETLGRIFDPFFTTKFTGRGLGLAAVLGIVRGLSGTIRVTSALDRGTTFQVHFPAVPEVMAGRRPSGSSQAAVQGDGTILVVDDEESVRSYVQRVLEGAGYEVVLARDGLEGLDAFLERANDIRVVVLDLTMPQLDGWEVAARLRGIPSSVPILLMSGYTRPEPPADLKLTGIAGVLQKPFLPQDLLGRVVRLAPPRRGDRTR